The following proteins are co-located in the Paludibaculum fermentans genome:
- a CDS encoding histone deacetylase family protein, with product MLPFPLVYHDGYDLKFGAHVFPSQKYRLIRACLIDEYIAGPEDFLTPEQATVEQLQLVHTPDWVAKLQSGKLTYHEILKLEVPYSRKMVEAFFLAAGGTLLAARQALIHGIGFNIGGGFHHAFAGHGEGFCAINDMAVAVRVLQQEHLIKTALVIDCDVHHGNGTASVFAHDPSVFTISIHHFNNYPTEKPPSTVDIHLGDGVGDQEYLEKLRSAYDTAVCGFRPDLVVYVAGSDPYYDDKLGGLSLTREGLYLRDRVVFDAALRQHVPVAVTLAGGYARKLEDTVTLHMRTVKAALASYQEFGWKSDAD from the coding sequence ATGCTGCCGTTCCCCCTGGTTTATCACGACGGCTACGATCTCAAGTTCGGCGCACACGTCTTCCCTTCCCAGAAGTACCGCCTGATCCGCGCCTGCCTCATTGATGAGTACATCGCCGGACCGGAAGACTTCCTCACGCCCGAACAGGCCACGGTCGAGCAGCTCCAACTCGTCCACACGCCCGACTGGGTGGCCAAACTCCAAAGCGGCAAACTCACTTACCACGAGATCCTCAAGCTGGAGGTGCCTTACTCCCGCAAGATGGTCGAGGCCTTCTTCCTCGCCGCCGGAGGCACGCTGCTCGCCGCGCGCCAGGCCCTGATCCACGGCATCGGTTTCAACATCGGCGGCGGCTTCCACCACGCCTTCGCGGGACACGGGGAAGGCTTCTGCGCGATCAACGACATGGCCGTGGCGGTCCGCGTCCTGCAGCAGGAACACCTCATCAAGACAGCCCTGGTGATCGACTGCGACGTCCACCACGGCAACGGCACCGCCTCCGTCTTTGCGCACGACCCCTCGGTCTTCACCATCTCCATCCACCACTTCAACAACTACCCCACTGAGAAGCCGCCCTCCACGGTGGATATCCATCTCGGCGACGGGGTCGGCGATCAGGAGTACCTGGAGAAACTACGATCTGCCTACGACACCGCCGTCTGCGGCTTCCGGCCCGACCTGGTGGTCTACGTGGCGGGGTCGGACCCGTACTATGATGACAAGCTGGGTGGGCTCTCCCTCACCAGGGAAGGCCTCTACCTGCGCGATCGCGTGGTGTTCGACGCCGCGCTCCGCCAGCATGTGCCGGTGGCCGTCACCCTGGCCGGCGGCTACGCCCGCAAACTGGAAGATACGGTGACGCTCCATATGCGCACGGTGAAAGCCGCGCTGGCGTCTTACCAGGAATTCGGCTGGAAGTCTGACGCGGACTAA
- a CDS encoding SCO family protein encodes MKILSSAALGAACLCLAACLNSGLPTLGEVPHFTLTNQDGQKYESTAALANKVWVADFIFTTCHGPCPRMSAQMHKLQEDTKDLSDVELVSFTVDPKTDTPEVLTAYAKQFKADPERWTFLTGPAEALNKLSFDTFRLGNVGDGKLEHSTRFVLIDRKGRIRGYYDTTDATALPQLVEDIGKVRKEVL; translated from the coding sequence ATGAAGATCCTTTCCTCCGCCGCACTGGGTGCGGCCTGTCTCTGTCTGGCCGCTTGCCTGAATTCCGGCCTCCCCACCCTAGGGGAAGTGCCCCACTTCACCCTGACCAACCAGGACGGGCAGAAGTATGAAAGCACCGCCGCCCTCGCCAACAAAGTCTGGGTGGCCGACTTCATCTTTACCACCTGCCACGGCCCCTGCCCGCGCATGAGCGCCCAGATGCACAAACTGCAGGAGGACACGAAGGACCTCTCTGACGTCGAACTCGTCTCCTTCACCGTCGACCCCAAAACCGACACCCCCGAAGTCCTCACCGCCTACGCCAAGCAGTTCAAAGCCGACCCCGAGCGTTGGACCTTCCTCACCGGCCCGGCGGAGGCCCTCAATAAACTCAGCTTCGACACCTTCCGCCTCGGCAATGTCGGCGACGGCAAGCTGGAGCATTCCACCCGTTTCGTCCTGATCGACCGCAAGGGCCGCATCCGCGGCTACTACGACACCACCGACGCCACCGCCCTGCCCCAACTGGTGGAAGACATCGGCAAGGTCCGGAAAGAGGTCTTGTGA
- a CDS encoding phosphate acyltransferase, which produces MQVPDSAQEYFGRQTEKLRRQLKKKRIVFPEGEDPRVIEAASRLCREELVIPILMGRPKGNIASCVVVEQPENNPKLKEYAAILHDRRKSRGITMAECEKIALNPLVFAGLMVHSGDGDGFVGGAATTTADTFRAAHMTIGMRHDIKTASGVMIVCTHAKECGENGVLAMADPALMIDPTPTQLADIAIATAETTRNVIGVEPIVALLSFSTKGSAKHPLAEKVKEARRIVEARRPDLHIDGELQADAALILSIGQSKAPGSTVAGKANTLIFPDVGSANISVKLVERLGGAICTGPLFQGFLKPANDLSRGCTGEDIYRLGILTALQAGA; this is translated from the coding sequence ATGCAGGTTCCGGATTCCGCACAAGAGTACTTCGGCCGGCAGACCGAGAAGCTCCGCCGCCAGCTCAAGAAGAAACGCATCGTCTTTCCTGAGGGCGAGGACCCGCGCGTCATCGAGGCCGCCTCCCGCCTCTGCCGGGAAGAGCTGGTCATTCCCATCCTCATGGGCCGGCCCAAGGGCAACATCGCGTCGTGCGTTGTGGTCGAGCAGCCGGAGAACAATCCGAAGCTGAAAGAGTACGCCGCCATCCTGCACGACCGCCGCAAGTCGCGCGGCATCACCATGGCCGAGTGCGAGAAGATTGCGCTCAACCCGCTGGTCTTCGCAGGGCTCATGGTCCATTCCGGTGACGGCGACGGCTTCGTCGGCGGAGCCGCCACCACCACCGCCGACACCTTCCGCGCCGCCCACATGACCATCGGCATGCGCCACGACATCAAAACCGCCTCCGGCGTCATGATCGTCTGCACCCATGCCAAGGAGTGCGGCGAAAACGGCGTCCTCGCCATGGCCGACCCGGCCCTCATGATCGACCCGACGCCTACCCAGCTCGCAGACATCGCCATCGCCACGGCCGAAACCACCCGCAACGTCATCGGCGTCGAACCCATCGTCGCCCTGCTCTCCTTCTCCACCAAGGGCAGCGCCAAACACCCCCTGGCCGAGAAGGTCAAGGAAGCCCGCCGCATCGTCGAAGCGCGCCGGCCCGATCTCCACATCGACGGCGAACTCCAGGCGGACGCCGCCCTCATCCTGAGCATTGGCCAGTCCAAGGCTCCTGGCTCCACCGTAGCCGGCAAGGCGAATACGCTCATTTTCCCCGACGTCGGCTCCGCCAACATCAGCGTCAAACTCGTGGAACGCCTGGGCGGCGCCATCTGTACCGGCCCCCTCTTCCAGGGCTTCCTCAAACCCGCCAACGACCTCTCGCGCGGCTGCACCGGCGAGGATATTTATCGATTGGGGATTCTCACCGCGCTGCAAGCCGGCGCCTGA
- a CDS encoding family 16 glycoside hydrolase produces MRNLTRRGFIAAGSALSYARILGANDRLRVGLVGAGGRGTYVARYAKEFGNADIAAFADIYQPRIDKAKQELNANGDAHRDFRELLNRKDIDAVIIGSPDHWHVPMTVAAVAAGKDVYVEKPLTHSVEEGRTVIDAVRKSGRIVQVGYQQRSYPHMAQARDLIQDGRIGTITQVLTWWNQNYMNREEPRIDVSKLEWQQFLGNACPREFDPWRYSQWRWFWDYGNGTLTDLFSHWIDTVHWIMGDSVPTEARGQGSRFLIPWYECPDTVSVELIYPKNFQVSYVSTMVTGMEDGGILFRGTEGTLRLTRPFIEVYPEKGVDDKRTHVRQPTLTVDAKREGTIDHVLNWMDCIKTRKQPNAPVESSVDAANAAHWGNEAIRSGHAITTPPADGAWLPLFNGRDLDGWIQDTPGLWSVRDGMIVGKHTGLKWNDFLRTKDTYEDFELALEFRLLNGEGNSGVQFRSVNDLQPHELFGYQADIGQQYWGCLYDESRRRKILAQAPAPAIERLDKNGWHTYVVKALGNHITITLDGMRTVDYTETERGILNRGLIALQVHAGPGIEVWFRNIRIKELV; encoded by the coding sequence ATGCGGAATCTGACGAGACGCGGCTTCATCGCCGCCGGCAGCGCGCTGTCCTATGCGCGGATCCTGGGCGCCAACGATCGCCTGCGCGTGGGCCTGGTCGGCGCCGGAGGCCGCGGCACCTACGTGGCCCGCTATGCCAAGGAGTTCGGCAACGCCGACATCGCCGCGTTCGCCGACATCTATCAGCCGCGCATCGACAAGGCGAAACAGGAACTCAACGCCAACGGCGACGCCCACCGCGACTTTCGCGAACTGCTCAACCGCAAGGATATCGACGCCGTCATCATCGGCTCGCCCGACCACTGGCACGTCCCCATGACGGTCGCGGCCGTGGCCGCCGGCAAGGACGTCTATGTCGAGAAGCCGCTCACCCACTCCGTGGAAGAGGGCCGCACCGTCATCGACGCCGTCCGCAAATCCGGCCGCATCGTCCAGGTCGGCTACCAGCAGCGCAGCTATCCGCACATGGCGCAGGCCCGCGACCTGATCCAGGACGGCCGCATCGGCACCATCACCCAGGTGCTCACCTGGTGGAACCAGAACTACATGAATCGCGAGGAGCCGCGCATCGACGTCTCCAAGCTGGAGTGGCAGCAGTTCCTCGGCAACGCCTGCCCGCGCGAGTTCGATCCCTGGCGCTACAGCCAGTGGCGCTGGTTCTGGGACTACGGCAACGGCACCCTGACAGACCTCTTCTCCCACTGGATCGACACGGTCCACTGGATCATGGGTGACAGCGTACCCACGGAGGCCCGCGGCCAGGGCTCCCGCTTCCTCATCCCTTGGTACGAATGCCCCGACACCGTCAGCGTCGAACTGATCTACCCCAAGAACTTCCAGGTCTCCTACGTCAGCACCATGGTCACTGGCATGGAAGATGGCGGCATCCTCTTCCGAGGTACGGAGGGCACCCTCCGCCTCACCCGCCCCTTCATCGAGGTCTATCCGGAGAAGGGTGTCGACGACAAACGAACCCACGTCCGCCAGCCCACCCTCACCGTCGACGCGAAACGAGAGGGCACGATCGATCACGTCCTGAACTGGATGGACTGCATCAAGACGCGCAAGCAGCCCAATGCGCCAGTGGAGTCCTCGGTCGACGCGGCCAACGCCGCCCACTGGGGCAACGAGGCAATTCGCAGTGGACACGCCATCACCACTCCGCCGGCCGACGGCGCCTGGCTTCCGCTGTTCAACGGCCGCGACCTCGACGGCTGGATCCAGGACACGCCCGGCCTGTGGAGCGTCCGCGACGGCATGATCGTGGGCAAACACACGGGTCTCAAGTGGAACGACTTCCTGCGAACCAAGGACACCTACGAGGATTTCGAACTAGCGCTCGAGTTCCGTCTATTAAACGGCGAAGGCAACAGCGGAGTGCAGTTCCGGAGTGTGAACGACCTGCAGCCGCACGAGCTCTTCGGCTACCAGGCCGACATCGGCCAGCAGTATTGGGGCTGTCTCTACGACGAATCGCGCCGCCGCAAAATCCTGGCGCAAGCCCCCGCCCCGGCCATCGAGAGGCTCGACAAGAACGGCTGGCACACCTACGTGGTCAAGGCCCTGGGCAACCACATCACCATCACCCTGGACGGCATGCGAACAGTGGACTATACCGAAACCGAGCGAGGCATCCTCAATCGAGGCCTGATCGCGTTACAGGTGCACGCCGGCCCCGGCATCGAAGTCTGGTTCCGCAATATCCGAATCAAGGAACTGGTCTGA
- a CDS encoding ABC transporter permease, with protein sequence MATWRQDITYAFRRLRKSPGFAAAAVLSIGLGIAANSTIFSMVSAFVLKPAPVGDPATLLSLYTQHKGDCCSEFSHPLFEDVRDQTKSFEGVAAYFPLMPASIGGKGEPTRVWGQAASANYFELARLRMPMGRGFLKGEEKAQVVVLSYGLWQRRFGGDPSILGAGVNLSGKPFTVVGITPAGFRGLDLGLNTELWVPLGTVDQLMPKLPERNSRHSSWLMVMARVKAGVSRESAQAELTGLGARIAQLYPKNDEGLGFHVEQAGTMMPNLKKGVTLFLGALSVVVLLVLCIACANVANLLLAQASARQKEMAVRLALGATRGQLIRQMLAESTMLALGGGLFGVALSLWSTQALSSFKLPIPLPVDLRVGVDAQVLLYTFLLSVGTGLLFGLAPALAASRPILASALKGEDVLARPGRRWTMRNVLVVGQVAMSLTLLCATGLFLRSLQSASNIEIGFRSKGILMMAVDPRLHGYSPERTSQFLEQIRQRALGLPGVTSAAVTDIVPLSIGGTTNGMRPEGRPEKEGESNTSVDVYMASAGYFETMGIARVAGRDFANESPTAPKVAIVNETLVKKLFAGENPVGQRIVGGGGGPYEIIGVVKNSKSRTLGEDPRAMMYRAVSQEAGTDVSFMGYSVMVRTNGNAAALAPALRREIQTLDPNMAIFNAESMEEHLRNALFLPRLAGTLFGVFGGVGLLLAAVGLYGVMSYSVSRRRREIGIRMALGAQAGNVQGMIVKQGLVMTAIATVVGLAAALASAKLAAGILYGVEPHDLTTFVAVPVFLASVALLASWIPARRAAKVDPMTALRYE encoded by the coding sequence ATGGCTACCTGGCGGCAGGACATCACTTATGCGTTTCGGAGATTGCGGAAGTCACCGGGATTCGCGGCGGCGGCGGTGCTGTCGATTGGACTGGGCATCGCGGCGAACTCGACCATCTTCTCGATGGTGAGCGCGTTTGTGCTGAAGCCGGCTCCGGTGGGGGATCCAGCGACGCTGCTGAGTCTGTATACGCAGCACAAGGGCGATTGCTGCAGTGAGTTCTCGCATCCGCTGTTTGAGGACGTGCGCGACCAGACGAAGTCGTTTGAGGGCGTGGCGGCGTATTTCCCGCTGATGCCGGCGTCGATTGGCGGGAAGGGCGAGCCGACCCGGGTGTGGGGACAGGCTGCGTCGGCGAACTATTTCGAGCTGGCGCGGCTGCGGATGCCGATGGGGCGAGGGTTCCTGAAAGGCGAAGAGAAGGCCCAGGTCGTGGTGTTGAGCTACGGATTGTGGCAACGGCGGTTCGGAGGGGATCCCTCCATTCTCGGCGCGGGGGTGAACCTGTCGGGCAAGCCGTTCACGGTGGTGGGCATCACACCGGCCGGTTTTCGAGGGTTGGACCTGGGGTTGAATACGGAACTGTGGGTTCCGCTGGGGACGGTGGATCAGTTGATGCCGAAGCTGCCGGAGCGGAACAGCCGGCATTCTTCCTGGCTGATGGTGATGGCGCGGGTCAAAGCTGGGGTGAGCCGCGAGTCCGCGCAGGCCGAGTTGACAGGCTTGGGCGCTCGCATTGCCCAGTTGTATCCGAAGAACGATGAGGGGCTGGGGTTCCATGTCGAGCAGGCCGGCACGATGATGCCGAATCTCAAGAAGGGCGTGACGCTGTTCCTGGGGGCGCTGAGCGTGGTGGTGCTGCTGGTGCTGTGCATTGCGTGCGCGAACGTGGCGAACCTGCTGCTGGCCCAGGCGTCGGCGCGGCAGAAGGAGATGGCGGTGCGGCTGGCGCTGGGCGCGACGCGCGGACAGTTGATCCGGCAGATGCTGGCGGAAAGTACGATGCTGGCGCTGGGCGGCGGGCTGTTCGGGGTGGCGCTGTCGTTGTGGTCGACGCAGGCGCTGTCGTCTTTTAAACTGCCGATTCCGTTGCCGGTGGATTTGCGGGTGGGGGTGGATGCCCAGGTTCTGTTGTATACGTTCCTGCTGAGCGTGGGGACGGGTTTGCTGTTCGGCCTGGCTCCGGCGCTGGCTGCGTCGCGGCCGATTCTGGCGAGCGCGTTGAAGGGAGAAGACGTGCTCGCCCGGCCGGGCCGGCGGTGGACGATGCGGAATGTGCTGGTGGTGGGGCAGGTGGCGATGTCGCTGACGCTGCTGTGCGCGACGGGGCTGTTCCTGCGCAGCCTGCAGAGCGCGTCGAATATCGAGATCGGATTCCGGTCGAAGGGGATCCTCATGATGGCGGTGGATCCGCGCCTGCACGGTTATTCGCCGGAACGAACCAGCCAGTTTCTGGAGCAGATCCGACAGCGAGCCCTGGGGCTGCCTGGGGTGACCTCGGCGGCAGTGACGGATATTGTGCCGTTGTCGATTGGCGGTACGACGAATGGCATGCGCCCGGAGGGGCGTCCGGAGAAGGAAGGCGAATCCAACACCAGCGTCGATGTGTATATGGCCTCAGCCGGATATTTCGAGACGATGGGCATCGCCCGGGTGGCGGGCCGCGACTTCGCGAACGAGTCGCCCACCGCGCCCAAGGTGGCTATCGTGAACGAGACGCTGGTGAAGAAATTGTTCGCTGGTGAGAATCCGGTGGGGCAACGGATCGTGGGTGGCGGCGGCGGACCTTACGAGATCATCGGCGTGGTGAAGAACTCGAAGTCGCGGACGCTGGGTGAAGATCCGAGGGCGATGATGTACCGCGCGGTGTCGCAGGAGGCCGGGACGGATGTGTCGTTCATGGGGTACTCGGTGATGGTGCGGACGAATGGCAATGCGGCGGCGCTGGCGCCCGCGCTGCGGCGGGAGATCCAGACGCTGGATCCGAATATGGCGATTTTCAATGCCGAGAGCATGGAGGAGCATCTGCGCAATGCGCTGTTCCTGCCCAGGCTGGCCGGGACGCTGTTTGGGGTGTTCGGTGGGGTGGGGCTGCTGCTGGCGGCGGTGGGGTTGTATGGGGTGATGAGCTACTCAGTGAGCCGGCGGCGGCGGGAGATCGGGATCCGCATGGCGCTGGGCGCGCAGGCGGGCAACGTGCAGGGCATGATCGTGAAGCAGGGTCTGGTGATGACGGCGATCGCGACGGTGGTGGGGTTGGCCGCGGCGCTGGCGAGCGCGAAGCTGGCGGCCGGGATTCTGTATGGTGTGGAGCCGCACGATTTGACGACGTTCGTCGCCGTGCCGGTATTCCTCGCGAGCGTCGCACTGCTGGCGAGCTGGATTCCGGCGCGAAGGGCGGCTAAGGTGGATCCGATGACGGCGCTGCGGTACGAGTGA
- a CDS encoding class I SAM-dependent methyltransferase — translation MGISDTVEWNAALYDQRHSFVWKSAEDLIALLAPAAGEHILDVGCGTGQLTAKLGATGAIVTGLDSSETMLEQARAAYPAGSWIHASLPDYVAHEQFDAIFSNAALHWIRPPQQAADRMFAALKPGGRLVAEFGGAGNVASLLNAAREIFGERGETVDLPWYFPGIGEYATVLENAGFEVVYALLFDRLTPLDGGDAGLANWMEMFAPQWRASVLNRYEEMARPTLYDAESGQWRMDYRRLRIAARKRA, via the coding sequence ATGGGAATCTCTGACACCGTGGAATGGAACGCCGCCCTCTATGATCAGCGCCACTCGTTTGTCTGGAAGAGTGCTGAAGACCTGATCGCCCTGCTCGCCCCCGCCGCCGGAGAGCACATCCTCGACGTCGGCTGCGGCACCGGCCAACTCACCGCCAAACTCGGCGCTACGGGCGCCATCGTCACCGGGCTCGACAGCTCCGAAACCATGCTCGAACAGGCCCGCGCCGCCTACCCCGCCGGCTCCTGGATCCACGCCAGCCTGCCCGACTACGTCGCACACGAGCAGTTCGACGCCATCTTCTCCAACGCCGCCCTCCACTGGATCCGTCCGCCCCAGCAGGCCGCTGACCGCATGTTCGCCGCCCTCAAACCCGGCGGCCGGCTTGTCGCCGAGTTCGGCGGCGCCGGAAACGTCGCCTCACTCCTCAATGCGGCCAGGGAGATCTTCGGCGAGCGCGGCGAAACCGTCGATTTGCCCTGGTACTTCCCCGGCATCGGCGAATACGCCACAGTCCTCGAAAACGCGGGCTTCGAAGTAGTGTATGCCCTCCTGTTCGACCGCCTGACCCCGCTGGACGGCGGCGACGCCGGTCTCGCCAACTGGATGGAAATGTTCGCCCCGCAGTGGCGCGCCTCTGTCCTGAATCGCTACGAAGAAATGGCCCGTCCAACTTTGTATGATGCGGAGTCCGGCCAGTGGCGCATGGACTACCGCCGCCTACGCATCGCGGCGCGCAAACGCGCCTGA
- a CDS encoding SET domain-containing protein, translating to MPPAPSKKEPAPQIDQKKACFALEVRPSPIHRWGIYAKEPIPKGRKIIEYTGEKINRKETNRRADGPLNYLFTLTSYWTIDGSVGGSGAQYINHCCTPNCYAWIHKGHILYMSARDIQTGEELTIDYRFDHDVAAVPCACGAPGCRGTINLKKEPKVRKKAARTAKKKTVKKTAKSVKTTAKKRSR from the coding sequence ATGCCTCCAGCCCCTTCCAAGAAGGAACCCGCTCCCCAGATCGATCAGAAGAAGGCCTGCTTCGCGCTCGAAGTGCGTCCGTCCCCCATTCACCGTTGGGGAATCTACGCCAAGGAGCCGATCCCGAAAGGCCGCAAGATCATCGAATACACGGGTGAGAAGATCAACCGGAAAGAGACGAACCGCCGTGCCGATGGTCCGCTGAACTACCTGTTCACGCTGACCAGTTACTGGACGATCGACGGCAGCGTCGGCGGCAGCGGAGCACAGTACATCAACCACTGTTGCACGCCCAACTGCTACGCCTGGATCCACAAAGGCCACATCCTCTATATGTCGGCCCGGGATATCCAGACCGGCGAAGAGCTCACCATCGACTACCGGTTCGACCACGACGTCGCGGCTGTGCCCTGCGCCTGCGGAGCACCAGGCTGCCGCGGCACGATCAACCTGAAGAAGGAACCGAAGGTCCGCAAGAAGGCGGCGCGGACGGCGAAGAAGAAGACCGTGAAGAAGACGGCGAAGAGCGTCAAAACCACGGCGAAGAAGCGGTCCAGGTAA
- the mdh gene encoding malate dehydrogenase has protein sequence MRKKVTVVGAGNVGANCALRIAGKELADVVLVDVVEGVPQGKGLDILESGPVEGYDVMVTGANSYEPTADSDIVIITAGFPRKPGMSRDDLLLANYEIVKSATEQVVKYSPNAILILVTNPLDAMCWVAQQVSKFSRNRVIGMAGVLDTARYRTFIAMELGVSVENITALVLGGHGDTMVPIVRLTTVGGIPITELLPQERIDALVQRTRDGGAEIVKYLKTGSAYYAPSAAAVEMAESILKDKKKVLPCAALLEGEYGYDGLYVGVPCKLGSNGIEKVYEVKLEEAEKAQLDKSAAAVKELIEVLKQKAGM, from the coding sequence ATGCGTAAGAAAGTTACGGTCGTAGGCGCTGGCAACGTTGGCGCAAATTGCGCGTTGCGCATTGCGGGCAAGGAGCTCGCCGATGTCGTCCTCGTCGATGTGGTCGAAGGCGTCCCCCAAGGCAAAGGCCTGGACATCCTGGAATCCGGACCGGTGGAAGGCTATGACGTCATGGTCACCGGCGCCAACAGCTATGAGCCGACGGCCGATTCCGACATCGTGATCATCACGGCCGGCTTCCCGCGCAAGCCCGGCATGAGCCGCGACGACCTTCTGCTGGCCAACTACGAGATCGTGAAGAGCGCCACGGAGCAGGTGGTCAAGTATTCGCCGAACGCCATCCTGATTCTGGTGACGAATCCGCTGGATGCTATGTGCTGGGTGGCCCAGCAGGTTTCGAAGTTCAGCCGGAACCGTGTCATCGGCATGGCCGGTGTCCTGGATACGGCCCGCTACCGCACGTTCATCGCGATGGAGCTGGGTGTGTCGGTGGAGAACATCACCGCGCTGGTGCTGGGCGGCCATGGCGACACGATGGTTCCGATCGTCAGGCTGACCACGGTGGGCGGCATCCCGATCACCGAACTGCTGCCGCAGGAGCGGATCGACGCGCTGGTGCAGCGGACGCGCGACGGCGGCGCCGAGATCGTAAAGTACCTGAAGACGGGCAGCGCGTACTACGCTCCGTCGGCCGCGGCGGTTGAGATGGCCGAGTCGATCCTGAAGGACAAGAAGAAGGTGCTGCCCTGCGCGGCGCTGCTCGAGGGCGAGTATGGCTACGACGGTCTCTATGTCGGCGTGCCCTGCAAGCTGGGTTCGAATGGTATCGAGAAGGTCTACGAAGTAAAGCTGGAAGAGGCCGAGAAGGCCCAGCTCGACAAGAGCGCGGCCGCTGTGAAGGAGCTCATCGAGGTCCTGAAGCAGAAAGCCGGCATGTAA
- the cyoE gene encoding heme o synthase: protein MRSYLDLTKPRITWLILMSTGIGYFFGHQGSVDFLLLFNCLLGTALIASGTATLNQWYEHDADAKMNRTSQRPIPAGKVTPRNALLFGIALLVAGELQLGWGVNPLTAWLGLFTVASYLCLYTPMKQRTWWSTTVGAFPGAMPPLLGFAAARGVLTIDAWILFAIIFLWQFPHFYAIAWMYRDDYAKAGIQMLPVVEPDGASTSRQILGFALALIPISLLPSFFNMTGNLYLAAALVLGGFFLNSAARLSRDRTSLNARGVLKASVMYLPLLYLALIIDSYKLF, encoded by the coding sequence ATGAGAAGTTATCTCGATCTCACCAAGCCCAGAATCACCTGGCTCATCCTGATGAGTACAGGCATCGGCTATTTCTTCGGCCATCAGGGTTCGGTGGATTTCCTCCTGCTGTTCAACTGCCTGCTGGGCACGGCGCTCATCGCCTCCGGCACGGCCACCCTGAACCAGTGGTACGAACACGACGCCGACGCCAAGATGAATCGCACCAGCCAGCGGCCTATTCCCGCCGGCAAGGTCACCCCCCGCAACGCGCTGCTGTTCGGCATCGCCCTGCTGGTCGCCGGAGAACTCCAGCTCGGCTGGGGCGTCAACCCCCTCACCGCCTGGCTCGGCCTCTTCACCGTCGCCAGCTACCTCTGCCTCTACACCCCGATGAAGCAGCGCACCTGGTGGTCCACCACCGTCGGCGCCTTCCCCGGAGCCATGCCTCCGCTGCTGGGCTTCGCCGCCGCGCGCGGCGTCCTCACCATCGACGCCTGGATCCTCTTCGCCATCATCTTCCTCTGGCAGTTCCCCCACTTCTACGCCATCGCCTGGATGTATCGTGACGATTACGCCAAGGCCGGCATCCAGATGCTGCCCGTGGTCGAGCCCGACGGCGCTTCCACCTCCCGCCAGATCCTCGGCTTTGCCCTAGCCCTGATCCCCATCAGCCTGCTGCCTAGTTTCTTCAACATGACCGGCAATCTGTACCTCGCCGCAGCCCTGGTCCTGGGTGGATTCTTCCTGAATTCGGCCGCCCGCCTCAGCCGCGACCGCACGTCCCTCAACGCCCGCGGCGTCCTCAAGGCGAGCGTAATGTACCTGCCGCTCCTCTACCTGGCCCTGATTATCGACAGCTACAAGCTATTCTAA
- a CDS encoding DUF420 domain-containing protein — MEVRDLPTLNACLNSLSAILLVIGYVLIRRRNFDAHKKVMLAAFTTSTLFLTSYLIYHYQVGSVRFQHPGAIRIVYLTILLTHTILAVAVAPLAITTLYRAWTGQLARHRKLARITLPIWLYVSVTGVVVYLMLYHL, encoded by the coding sequence ATGGAAGTGCGTGATCTACCCACGCTGAACGCCTGCCTGAACAGCCTGTCCGCCATACTCCTGGTCATCGGCTACGTTCTCATCCGCCGCCGCAATTTCGACGCCCATAAGAAGGTGATGCTGGCCGCCTTCACCACCTCCACCCTATTCCTGACCAGCTATCTCATCTACCACTACCAGGTGGGCTCCGTTCGCTTTCAGCACCCCGGCGCCATCCGGATCGTCTACCTCACCATCCTGTTGACCCATACGATCCTCGCTGTGGCAGTTGCCCCCTTGGCGATTACAACCCTCTACCGCGCCTGGACCGGCCAACTCGCCCGCCACCGCAAACTGGCCCGCATCACCCTGCCCATCTGGCTCTATGTCAGCGTCACGGGCGTGGTCGTTTACCTGATGCTGTACCATCTTTGA